The following is a genomic window from Clostridium fungisolvens.
CTGTCACAAAAAGCGCATTCTATCAGTATTGCTGACATATTGGTGTTCTTTAGAACATAAAGTTCTCTCCGATCCTTAACTCCGCGATTAGTAAAGCCAAGGTTAGTTATCTCAGGCAATATTATCTTTGTTACTTCCTCTGCTCTCCCTCCAGTTATGCATAAAATCTCCGTTCCATGAGCCCCTTCAAAATAGTTATGGTGAATTGATACAAAAAAGTCGGCATGTCCATCATTAGCTGCTTGTACCCTTTTGCTTAGTGAATCAACAAGACTATTTGCACTTTGTGGCAAACATTCTATAACCTTAAGTCCAGTAGCTCTTAGTTTATCAATGAGCTGCCTTCCTACCTCAAGGTTTAGTGAATCCTCCGTCCTTAAACCTACTGCTCCTCCGTCAAAGCTTACGTTGTGGCCAATATCGATTGCTATTGTGTTTATTTTACTCATTATTACCACCTCCAACTTGTATATATGCTTGAAGAATCACCAAAACAGTTTATCCGAAGAAATTTTTAAAAAAATTATCAAAATTTAATTTTTTGAGTACCAGCCCAATAACTTTTCTTCAAGTTTGTCATAGTCATACTGTCTTTGAGGATAGTCTCCAAACTTTAAAAGCTTTCCAGCTTGATTTGGCACCTTTGGTTCCTTTAATTTTTCTTCATCACTGGGATAGCCTTCTTTCTCCCAGTTTTTTAATATGCCGCTAATGTAGCTTAGTGAACACTTTTTTGAAGCTAATGCCTTTTGTATAGCAAGCTCTACGTTGATAGCTTTATGTTTTTTAATCAAAAGCTTTAAATGGTTAAAGTCAAGACCTTCCATGCTACCAGTAACAGCCCTATAGTAGTTTGAGAGAGTTAATGCAGCTTCATCAAGATATTCTGAAAAATTATTGCTATGGCTAGTAGATAGAGTTTCACCTTCTCCATCAAAAGACTTTTTGTTAGATTTATTAATATTAACTTTTGTGCTATCTTCTATCTCTGTATTTATATTTATATCTTTATTTATATCTCTCTTTATTTCTTCTTGTTTATCTATTTCTTTATCTTTATCTTTCTCTTTATTCTTATTGTCCCCTTCTGGTGGTACGATTCGTTCAGAGGCAGTATTTTCCTCAAAAAAACTCTTATAAAGCTTTAGTATTGGTTCGCTTTTAATATTCTCAGCTATATACTGAATAAGACTTTTATCCTTTACCATACTTAGTTCTTTGGTTAAGCAATCCATTACAGGCTTGCCCCCTCTTCCCAAATTGTACTTTCCCCAGTTCTTTAGTGCTAACTCCCTTGTTTCAGTATTATATTTTATAATTTTGTGATGATTTATATATCTATCCATAAAAACATCTACGGTCTCAACACTATATCCAAGATCTAAGGCAATCTGCTTTCTACTTATGGTGTAAATTCCTGTACTTGTGGTACTCGGATTAGTTAAAAGATATAAATAAAAATATCTATCCTCAGGCGTCATCTCCTCCATTATCACTGGATCTCTCCAAAAATCTGTGTACACAACTCTAAATTTCATAATTATTCCTCACTTTCTCATCAATTTTGTGACCATATAAATCTTCAAGTCCCTCAAAAGTTGGTTTTAGTCCCTTCTCTTTACAAAATTTTATATAGTTTTGCAGATGTTTTATATTCATAACAAAAACCTCCTTATTCTAAACAGTTAATTTCTTACTTCTGCCAATAACTTGCAAATCTCTCGTAATTCATTAACATATTCCTTCTAAAACCAAAAATTTAAACATTAATTATGACTTTTTTGTTAATTTTATCTATTTTTTTGTCCCTTATATGTTATATATGCTTTAAAACCATATATAACAGTTGTAATGTTAATTTTTTCAAAAATTTTTGTTACTTTTAGTAAACATAATTTTAGGAGGTTATATTTATGAATTTTGACAAAGTTGAAAATTTAGCTATTGCTGCTAAAAACGGTGACTCAAAAGCTCAAATAATGTTAATGGATGAATTTAAACCTTTTATTATCAAATTATCTAGCACATCAATAATTCATGGTTACGAAAGGGAAGATTTACGAAATGAATGCTATCAAACTTTGTTCAAGTGTATTTTCCAATACAATTTTGACACTCATAGGTTTATAGGCTATGCAACAAATGCTATCAAGAATAATATAAATAACTTGATTAAAACCTCTTGTAAAAGATCTAACGCAGAGGGAAGCAAAGCTTTAATAATGGATGACAAATTTGTAAGTCAACTTGCTGAGGATGATGAACATTTTGAAGATAGAATATGTAATAAGGCGTATAATAGAAGTATTAAAGATTTTGTAAGTCAACTTAATGATCGTGATAAAGAGCTTATACAATTTGTTTTCTATGAACGTAAACAACTAAAAGAATATTCAATCCTTAAAAATATACGTTATAGCACTGTTTTAAATAGAAAAAATATAGCTCTGAAAAATCTTAAAAAAATTATGGACGCTCATGAACCTAGTCAATATAAAAACTAAAAGCCTGAAGTGAATAACTTCAGGCTTTCCTTTATTTTATTCTATTATAATTTTAGACTACCTTGCACTCATCTACATTCTTAGTGACAAGCTGTGCTCCAACCTTCTGTACTAGCTTTCCTCCAGAACTATAGAAAACATTTTTCGCTATTATAGTATCCATGGCATTAGTTAATTCAGCAGTGGATACTTTATCCTTAACTCCCTTCACTGAAAGCGATACATTGTCACCGTTCTCATTTTTAAATATCATAATCAAAGTTTTTGATTCCATCTTCTCCCCCCTCTCCAGTAAATTTAGATCATATTTATAGGTTCCAACTTCAACTATTAATTTATACATGCCACGACAATCGCCAGAAACCGCGATTATCAAACAAGTATAAATTAAGTTTTCGTAAAGGAACCCTATATATCCTCTACTAAATAATCCTGCTGCTTTCTAATATAAATTGCATCTGATGGCATTAAACTGCTTAATGCTTGTCCTACTGCATAAAAATCATCATCACTTACATCCAGTCTTACATTAGGGAATCTTACAGTTCTGAAAATATCATCTCCATTTTCATTGGTTTCATTCTTGTACTTTATTATCATAGAATTTCCACTTAATATTGCTGTTGCCATATATCCTCACCCCCTTCCAACAGAGTACTTTACCACAGCTAAATTAAAATTACTCTTTAAAGGAAAAAGTATTTATTACCTTAGTTGTTTTTTCTTCATAGTCTTCTGCAACCTCATCAATTTTATTGCAAATATAATTTAGAGAACAGCCGCTGCAATCTTTTATAACTTCCTCTTCAAGTAATGAGCAACTCATTTCATCTTCATAGGTTGAGTTTCTTATGGCTAGTGCAATGGTAAACTTATCATAGACTAGGCTTTCTTCATCAGAAATTACAATTTTGTCTTTTTTCATCTTATTTTCACCTCACTTTTTGTTCTTATTTTTCATTATTTTTTTAAGCCTTCTATGTGTATATATGATTTAAACGGCATGAACACAGTTAATTGTTAAAATTTTTTAATTAAAACTTTTTTTAATTTTATGATTGTAACCTTTTACCATGGATTCTTTTTATAATTTTATCTTTAATTCTTTTTATCTTTTATTAATGGGAAAATGTATAATTTTTAAAATGAAAAAATCATAACTTTTTAAAAATTTACGCCTAAAATCTGGTTTTGAATGGGTTTTGCACTTTTAAATCATATATATTAGTTAAACCTTTCTGTTCTTTTAATGATCTCCACTTATTCTAAAAATAAATTCTAAAGGAGATGAAAAATTGGTTAAAAAAAAGAAAAAGTCTGAGGAAATACCAGAATTGTCCTTTGAAGACGACATGGAGGAAAACGGCTTTGTTGATGGTGTCCCAACTGGGGAGAATATATTTAGAACCTTTAGCTTTGCACCTGAAGAAATTAAAACAGCGCAGAAGCCTATTGATGTAGTAGTTCCTACCACTACACATGAAGATGAGAAAATTAAGACCTCCACTGAAATTGTAGACAACAGAATATTGAAAACTATCGGGAATGAAAAGACACCAGAAGTAGATAATGAACCATTTGATATTAATAGATCCTATAAGCTTAGAAAGTCTACTGCAAGAATGCTTAATGAAATAAAAGCTATTCATCCAAATGTAAATGTATATATGAATACCATAGTAGATGCTGCTTTAAGACATTATTATAATTATATTTTTAATGAAAATGGTGAACTGCACTGAGTTTTGCCTTTCTAAATCATATATATTAGTTAGGAGGTGATTTTAATGGAAATAAATGTTCTAGTAAATCTTATTGCAAACGTAGGCTTTCCAGTAGCAACTAGTGCCTATTTACTCATAAGGTTAGAAAAGCAAATCGTTGGGCTTACATCATCAATAAACAAGCTAAATATCATAATTTCTACAAAGCTTGGCGTTGTTATAGATACCAACAATGATAGCAAAATAGCATAATTAAAAAAAATTAAAAAAAATTTTTCAAAAAAACTGTTTTCTTGCTCACGAAATCATATATACATTATGAGAACAGAAGAAAGGAGGTAAACAAAATGGCAGTAAGTAAAGTTTTACAAACATCCTCTATGTATATAGAGATTGAAAATGGTACTGACAAACTGGGAGCTACAGTCTACAAAAAGAAAAACTTCTCTGGCGTTAAAACCAACGCAACTCCTGAAAATGTCTATGCAGTTGCAGAAGCTATAAAGGCAGTTTTAAGCGTTGGAACTAGAGATGCTTTCTTGACTGAAACTTCAAAACTAGCTAATGCTTAGTTTTAAGCACTAGGTATCAAAAAGTCGTAACTTTATGGAATTTTAAAGTAAATACACTTAGGTTTACTTAATAAATTCAAAAAACATGAAGGAAGGAGGTTTAAAACATGGATTATACACTAGCTATGACATTCATAAATACTAACGGTGATAAGCTTTCTTTGAGTGTTTCTGATGTAAAACCAGATATATCATCAGCTGAGGTTGGTGCCCTTATGGACACTATCGTGGCTAAAGATATATTCTTAAGCAAAGGCTGCTCAATAGCTGCTAAATATGACGCTCAGATTACTCAAAGACAAACTACTAAGTTTGATATAAAGTAGTTTTCATATTATTAATCACAAAACAGCTTGAACATTTGTCCAAGCTGTTTTCATTATCAAATATTATTAACTATTTGTTTATTTTACTTGTTAGAAGCATAGAAGTTATGGTCATAAATTTTATTATATTCTTAATTATCATATTATTTATTTCTTAACTTGTCGTATTCTCCAAATATATAGGTATTTACCGTATCACTATTAATTCCAAGTAAATCTCCACTTCTAAATACCGTTCTTTCAAGGCCAAAATAAGACTTTTTGTATGAACCTCTTGGTTTCCCTTCAGTATAGGTATCATCTATTTTCTTAAATTCAATCCTATTGTCTGTAATATCAGTTGGGAAATAGAATGCCCACCAAGAGGATGGTGATATTCCTTTAGCCCATTCACCTATATTTTCATATTCAAATTTTGAAACATAATATTTAGGTTCTTCTTCAAGATTTATCTCAAGTACATAAAGTGGACCATTTCTCCAGCCATTACTTAATATTTCACCATCACTACTTTGATAGATTTTGAAGAATTTATTATATACCCATCCATCAACACTATTATCTGTGTTATATCTTAAGAACCTATCTGTACAAGAATAATAACCATTTTCTTCAGCAACCTTATCACAATACTCCATTAGTTTTTTCACATTTTCCAGAGTGTTATATACTACTGAAAATGCATTTTTTATATTTTCACTATATGAATTCATAATGTTCTCCTTCATTTACATTAATATTACTTATAAAACTAAACTTTTCACTAATATTCTGATTGATATATAACTCATTCTTTTTATTGTCTTTAAATACATAGTATTTATCTTCAACTACTACTTCATTATCCAAGCTTGCTGTAAAATCCTTGAATCTATTAAATCCCTTTCTAATTAAAAGCTTATATATATCTCCCACCACTACCTTTTCAAAATAGCTCAGATTATCACTCTTAAATAGACTTTCAAAACTTGTACAAATATCTTCCCATGAGATAAATTTAAGCATTACTTCAGCCGCAATTATATTTCTACTAAGTACATTATTTATTATTTCTTTTCCTTCATTTTCCCTTGCGATAAATAGCAATATAGGGGTTGTTCCTCTAGCTTTTGCGATTTCTTTAATTATCCTTGATTCCCTAGCT
Proteins encoded in this region:
- a CDS encoding N-acetylmuramoyl-L-alanine amidase, producing the protein MSKINTIAIDIGHNVSFDGGAVGLRTEDSLNLEVGRQLIDKLRATGLKVIECLPQSANSLVDSLSKRVQAANDGHADFFVSIHHNYFEGAHGTEILCITGGRAEEVTKIILPEITNLGFTNRGVKDRRELYVLKNTNMSAILIECAFCDSPIDMNNYSPEKMAEAIFRGICKAFEINGPVNNTSSDQTNYYTVVKGDTLYSIAKRYGTTVQRLVEVNDICDANVIRVGERMVVR
- a CDS encoding DnaD domain protein; translation: MKFRVVYTDFWRDPVIMEEMTPEDRYFYLYLLTNPSTTSTGIYTISRKQIALDLGYSVETVDVFMDRYINHHKIIKYNTETRELALKNWGKYNLGRGGKPVMDCLTKELSMVKDKSLIQYIAENIKSEPILKLYKSFFEENTASERIVPPEGDNKNKEKDKDKEIDKQEEIKRDINKDININTEIEDSTKVNINKSNKKSFDGEGETLSTSHSNNFSEYLDEAALTLSNYYRAVTGSMEGLDFNHLKLLIKKHKAINVELAIQKALASKKCSLSYISGILKNWEKEGYPSDEEKLKEPKVPNQAGKLLKFGDYPQRQYDYDKLEEKLLGWYSKN
- a CDS encoding RNA polymerase sigma factor, translated to MNFDKVENLAIAAKNGDSKAQIMLMDEFKPFIIKLSSTSIIHGYEREDLRNECYQTLFKCIFQYNFDTHRFIGYATNAIKNNINNLIKTSCKRSNAEGSKALIMDDKFVSQLAEDDEHFEDRICNKAYNRSIKDFVSQLNDRDKELIQFVFYERKQLKEYSILKNIRYSTVLNRKNIALKNLKKIMDAHEPSQYKN
- a CDS encoding DUF2922 domain-containing protein; amino-acid sequence: MESKTLIMIFKNENGDNVSLSVKGVKDKVSTAELTNAMDTIIAKNVFYSSGGKLVQKVGAQLVTKNVDECKVV
- a CDS encoding DUF1659 domain-containing protein, producing the protein MATAILSGNSMIIKYKNETNENGDDIFRTVRFPNVRLDVSDDDFYAVGQALSSLMPSDAIYIRKQQDYLVEDI
- a CDS encoding YvrJ family protein; amino-acid sequence: MEINVLVNLIANVGFPVATSAYLLIRLEKQIVGLTSSINKLNIIISTKLGVVIDTNNDSKIA
- a CDS encoding DUF1659 domain-containing protein — its product is MAVSKVLQTSSMYIEIENGTDKLGATVYKKKNFSGVKTNATPENVYAVAEAIKAVLSVGTRDAFLTETSKLANA
- a CDS encoding DUF2922 domain-containing protein; this translates as MDYTLAMTFINTNGDKLSLSVSDVKPDISSAEVGALMDTIVAKDIFLSKGCSIAAKYDAQITQRQTTKFDIK